One Vicia villosa cultivar HV-30 ecotype Madison, WI linkage group LG5, Vvil1.0, whole genome shotgun sequence genomic window, TCAATAATCCGGCAGGTGGTCGATGACGGAGGAGTGCCGTTGGGAGCAGAGGATCACTTTAATCTATTCAAACATAGGTTCGGGAAGGTGTATTCTTCACAAGATGAACACGATTACAGATTCAATATCTTTAAGACTAACATGCACCGTGCTAAGAGACATCAGATAATGGATCCTTCGGCGGTTCACGGTGTAACTCAGTTCTCGGATCTCACTCCGCTGGAGTTTCGGAAATCCGTTACGGGATTGAGAGGGTTGAGTCTGCCTGCTGATGCGAATCAGGCTCCTATTCTTCCTACTGATAATCTTCCCACTGATTTTGATTGGAGAGAGAAAGGAGCGGTTACCCCGGTTAAGAATCAGGTATTCATTGTTTctaaatatgattattatttattcaattttatttaaaagtttttttaatctgattttaattttttttgtaattacGAATTAGGGTTCTTGTGGATCCTGTTGGAGTTTCAGCACCACCGGTGCACTTGAAGGTGCTCATTACCTCGCTACCGGAGAACTTGTCAGTCTTAGCGAGCAACAACTCGTTGATTGTGATCATGAGgtatttttcccttttctttttcattctctctTTGTCAATTAATGTTAAATTGTTAATAATTGTTATAATACATGTCTGAATTGGTTTGATTCATGAACTTTGTGCAGTGTGATCCAGAGGAGGCAGGTTCTTGTGACTCCGGATGCAACGGTGGATTGATGAACAGTGCTTTTGAGTACATTCTAAAATCCGGTGGAGTGATGCGAGAGAAAGACTATCCATATTCTGGAACTGATAAAGGTGTCTGCAAATTCGACAAGAAGAAGATTGCTGCATCAGTGGCGAATTTCAGTGTTGTTTCGCTTAACGAAGACCAGATTGCAGCCAATCTTGTGAAAAATGGTCCTCTTGCAGTTGCTATAAATGCTGTCTATATGCAGACATATGTTGGAGGAGTATCATGTCCTTATGTATGTTCAAAGAAGCTTGATCATGGAGTGTTACTGGTCGGATATGGTTCTGGAGCGTATGCGCCGATTAGGATGAAGGAGAAGCCGTATTGGATCATTAAGAACTCATGGGGAGAGAACTGGGGAGAAAATGGATACTACAAGATTTGCCAGGGAAGAAATATTTGTGGAGTGGACTCCATGGTTTCTACTGTAGCTGCTGTTCATACTACTACTCAGTAGTTTGTTTTTACCTTTGAACCTAATTTCTGTATAAAACATTCTGTTATTTCTGTTACCCCATAGTTTTTGTTGTAAACATGGGCTTGGAGCTTGTTAACTACACAATTTGTGAACAGTTTCTGAACCTTATTATTTATGAACAAGAATTGCTCTTCTTCATCCCAAAATGTCTTGTCATTATATGTTGAGAGTTTGTCTTTCTGACTAACTATTGatcaaactgtttttttttaatcttactCTGTCTATTCATTATAATTTTTAACACATATATAACAATGCTATAGACAATTTTGAAACCTTCTAACACGCTAGAACTTATACTTTCTATCAACATGTGTTAGCTACTTAAGGAAATTAAAACACTACTCTCATATTAAAGGTACTTCATAGTATCAACTAACTTGAAATAATACATCAACCAGATTTTTAATCTAAATGACCCGAAAGAATCACACCTTAAAAAGTTAATGGAAATGCACCTGTTATTCCTATTTTATCCTTAATTAACAATATACTATTCCATCTATATTATATTTTGTGAATCTTAAATTAACATTTCTCagtcaaattt contains:
- the LOC131607085 gene encoding probable cysteine protease RD19B yields the protein MDHRTFILLFVLFVFSVTAISSEIPTDGEDSIIRQVVDDGGVPLGAEDHFNLFKHRFGKVYSSQDEHDYRFNIFKTNMHRAKRHQIMDPSAVHGVTQFSDLTPLEFRKSVTGLRGLSLPADANQAPILPTDNLPTDFDWREKGAVTPVKNQGSCGSCWSFSTTGALEGAHYLATGELVSLSEQQLVDCDHECDPEEAGSCDSGCNGGLMNSAFEYILKSGGVMREKDYPYSGTDKGVCKFDKKKIAASVANFSVVSLNEDQIAANLVKNGPLAVAINAVYMQTYVGGVSCPYVCSKKLDHGVLLVGYGSGAYAPIRMKEKPYWIIKNSWGENWGENGYYKICQGRNICGVDSMVSTVAAVHTTTQ